The nucleotide window TCCCGCAGCTCCATATGCATATTCCGGGGCACAGGTCAGGACACACACCTCTCCCTTCTTCATTGTCGCTATGCCGATGTCCCATGCTTTGATCACCACACCTGGACAAATGATAATGCTACAAGTTTAAGTTTCTATCATTATTATTGATAAACATAAACCAATAGTGTAGGAAGCCTTCCCCTCTGAATTTGTACTAAGAGGTTGGCATAATGGGATAAAagttagagatttttttttattatttttaaagtacacTAGCCAATAAGGCTCTTTAAAAAGTAGctactaattaaaaaatttaaggttTTTTATGCATACTGATGCATTCCAAAACATTGAAAAAGTTatcataaattacaaattcaaataagtTGAGGTCAACCATTGACTTGTGAACTTGTAATAATTCCTGTATTTCGTCACTAGTTAATagttttcataattaaaaaaaaaatcctttcaataagattttaaaaaacatatactACCCAATAGATAACAGATGCTGATCTTTTGTTATATCAGATGCTGATACCATTCAAATTCCAATTTGAATTCTAATTGCAGCACAAAAATatggtacctacctaagtgATTCAAAGTTTTTTGAAAAGTAGTTTGATTTAGCATACCTTTGCCAAGTTGGAATTCGAAAGGTTCGTTCCTGTCCTTGCTGGAGTCAAACTTCGTGCCATCCAGCAATGTGCCCGTGTAGTGGACGGTCACTTGGCACCCAGGGTTCGGAGTATCGGTGCCTTCGCCCTCTTTGATAATACGCTTCAACACACCACGGTCCCCAGCCTCTGTGATGTCTACTCCTTGATCCACGGtcattttgattatttatctttaaattagTGCGACAAAGCAGTTACTAGAAGAAAATGGGAATATCACGCATGGACGAAACAATTTTTCTCGAAAACTCGAACGTACGCCTTCCGCACGCCGCCGGTCAATCAAAaactgtcaatgtcattgcGGTGTTGCCAAGCAacagtaataatttattaccacATCCTCATGAGTTGCCAGAGAATAAAAGATACATTTTCATCATCAACGTTTAACCTCTCAGATGCTATGCGCCCGTACTACCGAGACGCTAGAACTGCGGCGGATTTGAACGAAAAATGAAGCGCGCGACTTGTTTCAGtatttgatgaaaatataGGAATATTTGCtttgaagttaataaaatacttttgtacAGTCAAAGCTAGATATGTATTGAATATTATAACACCAtattatagcaaataaattaatttcattttactttattagacCTTTAGTTACAACATTCAACAAAAACACTTGCGCGATCTATAGTTGTCTTTATTTCCACATTATAACCacataaaattagtttttaggTATTATATTATCAAGATAAACTtcatatttatcttatttttaataaataacacagtttttgcaattaaatcatattatttctttaaaaaatccaatatttttcaaaataaatctctcAAGGTCACGCACTTTTGAAACAGGGGTCTGTTTTGAACTgattttcaacaatttttatttttaagaaacagATTAATTTCTGTTGTCTGTGGTTGCTGAGTATGTTTAagatgtaaattaaacaattttaaaccatAACTATATGTATTGCTTAAAATCTCATCAAAAATCAAAGTTGTCTCGGACAGTTGGCGCATATGTGCGCCACAGCAGCTGAGAGGTTAAAGAAGACactagatacatacatacatataatcacgtctctatcccttgcaACGACAGAGTCaagtcttataaagactgagTGGCCTACgattagctgtttggcttaatgattcaaatagtgacaggttgctagcctgtcgcttaaaagatgaatcccaagttataagcctatccctttgtcgccttttacgacatcattgggaaagagatggtcctattcttttttctaatggtgccggaaaccacatggtACTTTTGCTACTTGTATACTCTATATTTAATCAATATTGAAGACACTAGACGTTAATGCTTATTTCCTTTAGTAGGCTCTTACGAAAATCATAGAATAGAGATGGAGAGGGGAAACTACAGAACTACATCAGCAAAGCATGTTatcgtatatattatatatacattcagtcagaaaagtatcgggaatggattatttatttatggttccaaattcaaatttttgttttttttgttgttgttagattggcacaactgttttccattttggcgcggagtttgagttgcatctgttgtttacattaaatacagtgctatttttagttatatcatatctagtgtgtattgctaatttcataatggataaaaacatcgaacaaagagtttgtcttaaattttgcattgccaatggaatatcgtgttcggagtcactgaaaatgttacagaaggcttacggtgaatcgactttatcaaaaactcgtgcttatgagtggtacaaagcgttcaaaagcggtcgagatgtgatggaagatttgcctcgctctggtaggccatcaacgtctgcaactgaagttaacatcgcaaaagtgaaggaaatagtgactgaaaatcctcattcaactttgagagagatagccaccgaactttctgtatctcacgagtcgatccgtaccattttaactaataatttgggtatgaaacatgttgccgctcggctagtcccaaaagacctgaatttttttcaaaaactcaatcgcatgagagtcgctgaggacatgctagaacgagtcaattccgacccaacattcatgaaacgcattgttactggtgacgagacgtgggtttacgagtttgacatgcaaactagtcaacaagcttcggagtggcgccttccaactgaaccgaaaccgaaaaaaccacgccaaagtcgttcaaaagtcaaagtcatgttgactgttttctttgactatcgcggtgttgtgcactcggaacggaattcttgccggaaggtcaaacggtaaataaggaatattatttgagtgttatgcggcgtttaagagagcaaatccgacgaaaaaggccagatttgtggaaagaaaattcttggattttgcaccatgataatgcaccttcgcacaaggccatcattgtgaacgaatttttaaccaaacactcaacaaataccatcgagcaaccaccatattcaccatatatggctccagccgacttttttctttttcctaaactcaaatgaccacttcgtggcacccgttttcaatcggtagaagacatgaaagagaattcgcggcgagaactgacctcaattccggaaacagcgtttaaaaaatgttttgatgattggattattcgttggcgtaagtgtatcgtttctaaaggagcatattttgaaggtgataaaataaatttggatgaataagaaacagtttgtgtattattgatcttttcctgctactttcttgacagagtagtatatacataaaatcctaaataaaataaaatactagagGGGTACGCATAGGCTaacaattcaataatttttaggTGTTTGTAgtaaattaggtacctactttggggttctaatttgaaatatgaaataaaaagtgcTATTAACTTAGTATATTCAATATTTGAACTTGTTTTGATGCCATCAGTCTTGACAAAAATAACACAGTAAATTTGCCTTAAACAGTGGGGTATTCCACTTTACTAAATTCAAACATTTGCATACTTATGATAAACAATAAGTCAGTGTTTGTAACATCTCTGTCTTTTTTGGGCtgttttgtatatacatattattctCAGTAGTGAAATATATAGTGTTTTATccatttaaatagaaaaacacattttatacCTGAGATAATAAAGATTGATGAGCAACTTGGACATATTTACATGatgttaacaatattttatttatttaaaccttatgcatgtaaaatgtacaacaggtagACTTAATACCTTCAGGCATTTTCTGCCAGTTGAACTTTTGGGAATCAAACTTGTTCTGTGttacatataatacaaaatagataAGTAAACAGTATTCAGTAGCATGCtttaaaatggaatgtctTTATACAAACCtagttagttatttataaaaaaaaacaacatccctaaaacataaataaacaaattaatttggtatttattttagcaAACATTTTCACATTCTGTTACAAAATGTCTATGGTTTGAATGGCTTTGTGATAagacttttattttgtcactGGGTTTATGTAACCATTCATCAGAGCCGTCACAACAATCACAAATTCCATCATTCACTTTACTTGTTGAGATCATATTGATTGGTTTCAAACGATGCTGtgtttcacaataaaaagtCCCATTCGGACAAGCTCTGGTACTAGGTTCGTCTGTGGAATCGTCACAGTCGCAATAATCGTCGTTCACCTGCTCGTATGGAATCTTCTTATCAGAATGTAAACACTTGAATTCTCCACCAGCAGGCCGGTACGCAGGCATTTGTTTATAGTAAACACCACGTATTACTCCGTTTTCGTTAATAAACTGATCTGCCTCAGAACGTACATGCAATTCTTTCCTTCTGTCGTGGTCGATAACCGGGATAATTCTGTTGATATTCCTTGTTTCCGAAGATAAAGTTAGGAAGAAATACAGCTGATACATTATGAAACACGATATCATACAAATTGCTATTACTATAAcgtttttcttctttttcataCTCATGAGCGCGGTATAAGCCATTTCGGGTAAATGCGGTCACTACAATGAAGTCACAATCAgcactaaattataaaattattgtgaaattactggactaaaaattatttacttatgagTTCAGCCGGGCACACAACCCCCCTTTCCCCCCACAGCAACCCACTGATATGGTTTGTCTTGTCAATGTCAACagtgaagtaaaaaaaaaacttttaactatcagtattttttaactttaaattgtAGCTGTGATAAAATTTCTTTTGGGTTGGTTGTAAATAGAAGGAAGAATTCTTGAAATGATTTACTTTACATACTACAAACCACGGTTTTTTGGATGTCTCATTGTAAATAGAAGCAGGGTTGCCAGCATTCGGAATTTCCATAGGAACAAGGCATGGCTTTGGCTCAACCTAGGCAGCATCTAGGCTGGCTAGCGACTTGAAAAAAAAGCAATCCGTTAATTGACGAACAAGTGACGTGACGGTGACAGTGACAGTAGACTAGTTGTTATGATGGCTGGACGTAAAACAGAAACATAACAGAgacgataaaataaaataaataatttcgctGTATTTACCAGGGACTTTGTTTGAAATTAGGGAGtggttattgttatgtaatCCTTTATCTTCAGAccttgtatttatttagttcgtAAGATGAGTTACCTTACTGTCGACCGTCAAGGTTCCTCAGGAAGCAAAACTGAGGAGCCCAGTGAAGCCAGTGATGATATTTTGGAGGTAAACTTTCGTTTTAGATGCACACAGTGCGCATACTAATTATCCTGAATACTATGTCTTTTTACCTTTTTACGATAACATATgcatttttaagtatttcacAGGCCATTGTTATGAATTTGTTAGGTCAAAATACATCAGTATTTCAggtttaattatgtataagaATAGATTCATATCAAGGTAGAAAATACAGGTGGGTAATTGTTATCACCAACATGTGTCATTTAGCTGTGTTCTGAGCCTGTGGTTCACTACTTCACCTCGGTTATTTGTCAATATTACTTGATTTTACAAGAACAACTAATATCCGACCTTAGTTACCTAAGGCTAGACCAGGATTAGGAGGTAattgtatgcataaaactttcaACTGTACAATggcttatacatacatacataaaatcatgattatttcttttgcagggtagacagagccaacaatctcgaaaatactaataggccacatttggtgttatttatttattattaaacttagatatttttacattacatattttttttttttattttatttttatctttattagggAAACAAACAGTTACATGGTtgcctattaatattatcttatactATAGTACATAAACCAATAAAGTTTCCTCTGTTTACTAATACATAGTATCGAAAAGACAAAGAAATCAATatatagaaattattataGAACCTAAGTGtgttaaacataaacatatttattattaatttcgtgAAAAATTAACCAAAAAGCCAATTGATTAATCTCagcaattttgtgtttttaaacttcttttataTGACATTATGGATAAGTTGAACAAATCAAGGTCattgtaattgttattataactATGACAAGCGCGGTACAAGAATGTATTCCGAATGTAATTCGTTTTAGCATATGGAACAtggaaaagtaatttaattctAGAATTTGGGCGACggcatttgaaataaatattgcttaCCAAATGTGGAGAGTCAATGTAACtccgtaaaattttaaaaataaaaatttgttctcTTTCCGTGCGGCGACTAGTCAGCGACGGCAAGGTGTCTGTAATTTTATCATGAGAGCgggtttcaaaaaattttagatGTTTCACAAATTTCTCTTGAATTTTTTCTATGGATTCAATGTATATGCTGTACTGTGGGTTCCAAACGATAGACGCATACTCCAATATAGGTCGTACAAAGGCATTATATAAAAGCAATCTCGTTGAACTATAATTAAATTCCCTACTGATACGCAAAACAAAACCCAACATTTTGTAGGCTTTTGTTGTAATAACATTGATATGAGAATTAAAAGACAAGTCATTGTCAAAGAACACACCAAGATCTTTAACCACAGATACTCTACgtatatcaatattattaagattatatgGATAATTAATAGGTTGGGACTTGCGCGAGAATGTCATAATATTGCACTTTTCTACATTCAATTGTAGAAAGTTGTGGGAACAATAAGAacataaattgtttaaatcaTTTTGCAGTAAAACACAGTCATTGGGTGATTTGATAATTCTAAAAATTTTCATGTCATCggcaaataaaagtatattagAGTTCTTAAAAATGTTTCCTATGTCAttgatgaataaattaaaaagcaatGGCCCAATATGAGAGCCCTGTGGGACTCCAGATTTAACAGGTACAAATGAAGAACAATGGCCTCTTATTGCAACCGCCTGACAACGATCCCGAAGATAAGACTCGAGCCATCGAAGAAGGTCACCATGTATTCCCGACGCTTCAAGCTTACGAATTAGTAGTGAATGTGGTATTTTGTCAAATGCCTTAGCATAATCAGTGTATACCACATCAACCTGATAACCCTGACTCATACCTGTGCTTACGCGATGAACGAACTCACATAAATTAGTCTCAGTATTTTTCTTAGTAACGAATCCATGCTGCTCCTCAATAATGCCCGGCCTTAAAATCGGAAAAATAGTAtcataaattatcttttcaaACAACAAAGGCAAAATGCTCAGTttagattatatttaattagtccttaatttgatcaacaTATGGTCGTCTAGGTCTGCCCACtctgacctttccctccacactctccatgtatatctgcttagtcaacctgttatGCTTTCATAAATGTGGCATtcgagtcttttcaagacttggctctggccaccccgtaagggattagGATGTGATAAGGTATATGAATGTATGGTAATAGAAGTATTTAAAACCATAACAGGTTGATAATTCCAAGAGTGTGCTGCTCAAGATAGCCACCTTATATGCAGAGCAGTTGATGAGCGACCTGACTCTGCAAGTGGCTGGCGTCAACTATCCCGCCCACAGACTGATACTATGTGCCAGTAGTGAAGTATTTCAGGTAATTTTTTCTCAATAActaatgttaataataaaagtttaaagcaTTTCAAATTGACTGTTTCTCTTCTTCATCTTGTCTGGTTGCATCCACATCATTGGAGCGGAAACCGGAGTATGACTAtgaccatggattctggattgggtgagtcaggtttttacacgaagcgactcttgtctgatctccgcaacctttgcaggtacatctaactcgtattggatccatggttacacatccagttgcctgaatgtgcaggtttcctcacgatgtatTCCCTCACCGTcattgataataaaatgttatgtttgaTTTACTTTAATGTCCATATTATAAGTGTCTTTATCCTCAGGTTATGTTGATGAACCGGGAATGGAGCGAGTTCCGGGAGAGTCGCATAGTCCTTCAGGAGGACCCTTCCGCTGCCGCTGTCTTCCcacattttttaaagtgagtatttaattaggtaccaACTACATAAGCCCCAGGCAAGTCTTTTCTTTACATTTAAGGAAATTGGCACTATTTGGATTTGTGTAGACATTGCTTAACGTTTTCATAGTATCTATGATAATTTTAGCCGACTTCAATAAaagaggaggttctcaattccaCCGTACCTTATTTACACGCTGTTTTTACTTAACGCACATGTTACGAACTTTCATTTTGTCTCGGACGTTTCAAATCATGTTGCAAATGATCTGTGGTCAATAAGagtattaatatatacaggatgacatttaaaacaactgcatccttttcaacatagactatacctatgcttctgagccgtttgagcctattcttattttaattaaaagtcatcattttcacatttaaaacaccctcaaaaactacgtcacacgctttattaaagaccaatactataaaaagaaattaaaactaaacatgtaaataaatgtctgaaaaaaaaatatttttctagtatcaagatcaagttaagtacagagttgtccagatcgctcagctgaatgaattgtgtcgttgacccctgaatcttacgcgtcgctttttcgccggccggggtgatattacgtatcgtggattttgatacttttattttatttttgtactttctgaaatatgaaccgatatttttcttttaacgtttttaaatatcctttagatgagtacacttaactgttaaatttatgcagttgaattaaaagtcaccctgtatatagacgtgattatatgaatgaatgaaattatatgaatgaatgaatgatatgTATCTAAgtagtgatgatgatgatgtagtatgacggcctctgtggcgcagcggtagtgcgcttgtctgtgtcaccggaggtcccgggttcgaatcccggctagggcaagatgagaaacgaactttctctgattggcctgggtcttggatgtttatcctatatacgtatttattataaaatatagtatcgttgagttagtatctcgtaacacaagtttcgaacttacttcgaggctaactcaatctgtgtaatttgtcccgtatatatttatttatttattatttatttagtgatCAAACTTATTGATTGATTAAAAAATCACAACATTTTCGATTTCAGATATTTCTACACAGGCCAAATAAAGATATCTTACCAGACTGTACTTCCAGTGCTCTCTCTAGCAGACAAATATAATGTTAAGGTGAGTGTTCATGGTTGTTTTGTAcacaatcaaaaattaaataaattacgaaCTATCTGATAAAGGCCGAGAATTGTTACCTGCAGTATAGAAGCTTGCGTAGCAtacaatagttttaatttatttttattttaatacacagacaatgtgcattcgtccacgattcaGATtcaagagatctatatttgtaaattaacgtccgatgaaaatgctgcagtgtagtttgttccgccgcttcttctacacatgcgctttggaagcgtcagtagttttaataagatttaagttatgtgtgacgtcaataagtgttaCCTTGtattcacaattttgaaaataaatctttttttttttttaaatcacacagattgagttagcctcgaagtaagttcgagacttgtgtaacgagatactaactcaacgatactatatttttataatgaatacttatatatagataaacatccaagacccaggccaatcagagaaagttcttttctcatcatgccctggccggtattcgaacccgggacccccggtgtcacagacgagcgtactaccgctgcgccacagaggccgtcaaatctcttctattctattctttgtGCCAGGATCTAGTCGCGCTGTGCCTCAGCTTCATGTCGATGCACGTGGCGCAGGCCGCCAAGCGCGGGCAGCTCATCGCCTGGATGCAGTACACGCAGGCGTGCTCCCACGACGACGTGGCCAGGGTGAGTGGACTATAATATAGTACTATGTAGgcatcccttgtggggtacaAAGAGCCAATGTAGGAAGTATAGGTtacaaagttagttattcctacagaagatagaaggagaaaagaggagagaaatatacagtttaaaattattgaacgaacataaaacataaatattttacatacatgcatatgttcacgtctatatctcttgcggggtagacagagccaatagtcttgaaaatactgaatggccacattcagctatttggcttaatgatagaattgagattcaaatagtgacaggttgctagcccatcgcctaaaaaagaatcccaagtttgtaggtATAGGGATAggccctaagtcgccttttacgacatccatgagaaagagatggagtggtcctattcttttttgtattggtgccgggaaccacacggcacttcactGATGTCTCAAATATACGTACATAGTTCCACTTAACACAGATACAGTAtacttacacacacacacacacaaacctACTCATTCACCAGTCACATACATACTAGTACatgataatatacataacttattcttatttagtattattattttatttttctcaagttgtttaatttatacatgctcattttcttctttgtattgtactcacaatatttttgactagCGACTAACTAAgtatgtaggaagtatagttacaaagttagttattcctacagaagatagaaggagaaaagaggagagaaatatacagtttaaaattattgaacgaacataaaacataaatattttacatacatacatgcatatggtcacgtctatatctcttgcggggtagacagagccaatagtcctgaaaatactgaatgaccacgttcagctatttggctcaatgatagaattgagattcaaatagtgagctagcaacctgctagcttagccatcgcctaaaaaagaatcgcaagtttgtaagcctatccctcagtcgccttttacgacatccatgggaaagagatggaggggtcctattctttttttttattggtgccgggaaccacacggcatacatacatacataaaatcaagtctTTTTTCGGAGCCTCTGTCTGGCTACATCTTTCAaattgccacaatctctgcatacctcTCTGTTCGGCTCTGTagcccatgcggggtagacagagccaacgttcacgtgaaaggccatgttcagctgtattgaaatattatttccgcctttgctcaacgtattcataatgtatgtttctactacattatgtatttttttatgggcaataaagataatttgtattgtatgacCTTATCTGACCTTGCCAACCAGGCCTGCCAGAACTTCGTGAAATGGAACCTGGAGTGGGTGTGGACGGATTCGGAGCTCTCGCAGTTGGAAGGCGAGACGCTGGTGCACCTTCTGCAGCAGAGCGACCTGGTGCTCCACAACGAGATGAGTTTGTATGGGTGAGTTGATTGAAACATACacaatttgacgtcaaccaatgttgtgaaaccaaaagatttgacaattattaagcgatatgaagtatcctataataatgaatatttttttttttatttgaacacaCATACCCctcaggggtaggcagagactacatctttccactcgccacgatccctgcatacttctttcacttcatcttaaataataaatttcgcTAAGGAGATGTGTCGATAAAAATAGTTCGTTATCACAATGCGTCTAgtagatttaattatatatttac belongs to Amyelois transitella isolate CPQ chromosome 10, ilAmyTran1.1, whole genome shotgun sequence and includes:
- the LOC132902134 gene encoding uncharacterized protein LOC132902134 — translated: MAYTALMSMKKKKNVIVIAICMISCFIMYQLYFFLTLSSETRNINRIIPVIDHDRRKELHVRSEADQFINENGVIRGVYYKQMPAYRPAGGEFKCLHSDKKIPYEQVNDDYCDCDDSTDEPSTRACPNGTFYCETQHRLKPINMISTSKVNDGICDCCDGSDEWLHKPSDKIKVLSQSHSNHRHFVTECENVC